A genomic window from Salvia hispanica cultivar TCC Black 2014 chromosome 5, UniMelb_Shisp_WGS_1.0, whole genome shotgun sequence includes:
- the LOC125188454 gene encoding deoxyhypusine hydroxylase-like: MDSERSFKVLPETEKFLCERLLDEKQPISERFRVLFSLRNLRGAAPRNALIQATRDTSNLLAHEAAFALGQMQDAEAIPALEAVLNDLSLHPIVRHEAAEALGAIGLERNAPLLKNSLVSDPAQEVRETCELALSRIDGLKNTSVTETSPFLSVDPAAPAASSSVEELREVLLNEDKGMYERYAALFALRNLGREEAVSAIVESLGANSALLRHEVAYVLGQLQNKKASDALSQVLRDVNEHPMVRHEAAEALGSIADEESIALLEEFAKDPEPIVSQSCEVALSMLEFEKSGKSFEYLFMETPQASC, encoded by the exons ATGGATAGTGAACGTTCATTTAAAGTGCTGCCGGAAACAGAGAAGTTTCTTTGCGAACGGTTGTTGGACGAAAAGCAGCCTATCTCCGAGCGGTTTAGAGTCCTCTTTTCACTCCGCAACCTACGTGGCGCTGCACCCCGTAATGCTCTCATCCAAG CAACTAGGGACACTTCAAACCTGCTCGCACATGAGGCGGCATTTGCTTTGGGTCAAATGCAAGATGCTGAAGCTATCCCTGCATTAGAAGCTGTTTTAAATGATCTTTCATTGCATCCCATTGTGCGCCACGAG gCTGCAGAAGCTCTTGGTGCGATTGGTTTGGAACGTAATGCCCCGCTTCTTAAGAATAGTTTGGTTTCAGATCCAGCTCAGGAAGTTAGAGAGACGTGTGAACTAGCTCTGAGTCGAATTGATGGGTTGAAGAATACTTCTGTGACTGAGACATCCCCTTTCTTGTCAGTGGACCCTGCGGCTCCTGCTGCGTCTTCTTCTGTAGAAGAACTCAG GGAAGTTCTACTGAATGAAGACAAGGGCATGTACGAGCGGTATGCTGCTCTTTTTGCTCTTAGAAACCTTGGGCGAGAAGAAGCTGTTTCTGCTATCGTTGAGTCTTTAGGTGCCAATAGTGCTCTACTGCGGCATGAG GTTGCTTATGTCTTGGGCCAACTGCAGAACAAGAAAGCTTCAGATGCACTTTCACAGGTTCTAAGAGATGTAAATGAACATCCTATGGTTCGACACGAAGCAGCAGAGGCACTTGGTTCTATTGCAG ATGAAGAATCGATTGCTCTGCTTGAGGAATTTGCCAAAGACCCCGAGCCCATCGTCTCACAGAGCTGTGAAGTTGCTCTCAGCATGCTCGAGTTTGAAAAATCAGGAAAATCCTTCGAG TACCTTTTCATGGAGACGCCACAAGCTTCCTGCTAA
- the LOC125188453 gene encoding nuclear pore complex protein NUP88: MRFSFDLPEGRQSPAPSPSPSSSTPKSELEWFPLQNHPLFSSATATPAAALDTSGRKPPNLMAWDGASRLYIWDLETKCLHRLSIRLGEPDPSSILAASPSKVLQAETPVSFEVSKISINKNGSAMLLAGTEGLCVMYLYGRSSLAQNTIICRTVSLGSEIYFQRNNFIRILQICWHPYSDTHLGILSSDSVFRIFDLSTDIGQPEQEYYLQPVEYGSSRNAAAICPVDFSFGGEHLWDKFSVFILFSDGSTYIICPVVPFASLYKWESILELYNDAHTFGLKSSNSKAVSNSNMAISWLEATFPELVHQDGGGGQLHIVRAQPFVHMDASVSLQGPLHNMCDGVTEDSDVQKGTCEGRAVSFHYNLVGKDTILVIARSDGQLQLDALADEIQPVWTMGSAPRLCFTSSDKIAGVAMICESFLSSPTVLKLDQTPYSTAWLGQPPPLLRLAIVDLALPIESSSLIGMISDPLLPERTFCIHAGGIDSIVLHFLPFTNHTTGKEEPIRTPSVNSVLSTCPGDSSSPSPLHGFLALSDSYGSSWIVGLTSSNDCIVLQMETWNVLLTDAFDKIQENLTTEETTSTKQTGFNTIISKELLNGPKAVLLPPSAPNLRSVTADSIEGRSMLHQYFKLFHENYVEYAHKVHFELQRHAPQLKKVIDGEHSRLHKMQQKLLEVETKQENLEDRVDRAVKIHSSLEERLQSLRSLPGLQKNPLSKAEREFKMELDKFTGLELDALHSSIEALSARTKRYTHSLQADSPTQRTQRLMRRGNMVPDDGVSELKSLLEKLSLINSENSKKVKLVESALKAREITD; encoded by the exons ATGCGTTTCTCGTTCGACTTACCGGAGGGCCGTCAATCTCCGGCTCCTTCTCCTTCGCCGTCGAGTTCGACTCCCAAGTCAGAGCTCGAATGGTTCCCACTGCAGAACCACCCGCTCTTCTCCTCCGCCACTGCTACGCCCGCCGCCGCCCTCGATACTTCCGGAAGAAAGCCCCCCAATCTCATGGCCTGGGATGGAGCTTCGCGGCTATACATTTGGGACTTGGAGACGAAATGCCTCCACCGCCTATCAATTCGCTTGGGCGAGCCGGACCCCTCTTCCATCCTCGCTGCTTCCCCCTCTAAG GTGTTGCAAGCGGAAACACCAGTCAGCTTTGAGGTGAGTAAGATTTCTATCAACAAAAATGGCTCAGCTATGCTCCTGGCCGGGACGGAGGGCCTATGTGTTATGTACCTTTATGGACGCTCTTCACTAGCACAAAATACCATCATCTGTCG GACCGTTTCTCTTGGTTCAGAGATTTACTTCCAGAGAAACAACTTCATACGCATTCTACAGATTTGCTGGCACCCATACAGTGATACACACTTGGGAATCCTGTCGTCTGATTCTGTTTTCAG AATTTTTGATCTGTCTACAGATATTGGGCAGCCAGAGCAGGAATATTATTTACAACCGGTAGAGTATGGGAGTAGCCGTAATGCTGCAGCAATTTGTCCAGTTGATTTCTCTTTTGGTGGTGAACATTTATGGGATAAATTCAGT gtttttatcttgtttaGTGATGGATCCACTTACATAATTTGCCCTGTTGTTCCTTTTGCAAg CTTGTATAAATGGGAATCTATTTTGGAGCTTTATAATGACGCTCATACATTTGGGCTAAAATCATCCAATTCAAAAGCTGTTAGTAATTCGAATATGGCAATCTCATGGCTGGAGGCAACATTTCCTGAGTTAGTTCATCAAGATGGAGGTGGTGGACAGTTGCATATTGTTAGAGCTCAGCCTTTTGTCCATATGGATGCATCAGTTTCATTGCAG GGGCCTCTGCATAACATGTGTGATGGTGTGACTGAAGATTCTGATGTTCAGAAAGGCACATGTGAAGGGCGTGCGGTCAGTTTTCATTACAATTTAGTTGGCAAAGACACAATTCTTGTGATTGCTCGTAGTGATGGGCAATTGCAACTGGATGCTTTGGCTGATGAAATTCAGCCAGTATGGACGATGGGTAGCGCACCTCGTCTTTGTTTCACCTCATCAGATAAGATAGCTGGTGTtgctatgatatgtgagtCTTTCTTGAGTAGTCCTACTGTTTTGAAGCTAGATCAGACCCCGTATTCTACTGCTTGGTTGGGCCAGCCGCCTCCTTTGCTGAGGTTAGCCATTGTGGATTTAGCTTTGCCTATCGAAAGTAGTTCTCTGATTGGCATGATTAGTGATCCTCTCTTACCTGAAAGAACATTTTGTATTCATGCTGGAGGGATAGATTCAATAGTCTTGCATTTTCTCCCCTTCACTAACCACACAACTGGGAAGGAAGAGCCAATTAGAACTCCATCTGTGAATTCTGTACTTAGTACATGCCCTGGCGACTCATCCTCCCCATCACCTCTTCATGGTTTCCTGGCTTTATCAGATTCTTATGGTAGTTCGTGGATTGTGGGACTTACTTCTTCTAATGACTGTATAGTGCTACAGATGGAAACTTGGAATGTATTGCTTACTGATGCTTTTGATAAGATCCAAGAAAATTTAACTACAGAAGAGACAACAAGTACAAAACAAACAGGTTTTAACACAATAATAAGCAAAGAGCTTCTCAATGGGCCGAAGGCAGTTCTATTGCCCCCTTCTGCACCAAATTTGCGCTCTGTAACAGCTGATTCTATTGAAGGACGATCCATGCTTCATCAGTATTTCAAGCTGTTTCATGAAAATTATGTGGAGTATGCACACAAG GTGCACTTTGAGCTCCAGCGTCATGCGCCTCAGttgaaaaaagtaattgacGGAGAGCATTCTCGGTTGCACAAGATGCAACAGAAGCTCTTGGAAGTTGAAACAAAACAGGAAAATTTAGAGGATCGTGTAGATCGTGCAGTTAAGATTCACAGTTCCTTAGAGGAACGGCTACAAAGCTTGAGGAGCCTGCCTGGACTGCAGAAAAACCCACTTTCTAAAGCGGAAAGAGAATTCAAGATGGAACTAG ATAAATTTACTGGATTGGAGTTGGATGCATTGCACTCTTCCATTGAAGCTCTGAGTGCAAGAACAAAAAGATACACTCATTCGTTGCAGGCTGATTCCCCAACTCAACGAACACAAAGGCTAATGAGAAGAGGAAATATGGTTCCAGATGATGGTGTTTCTGAACTCAAGTCTTTACTTGAAAAACTCTCGCTGATAAACAGCGAGAACAGCAAAAAGGTGAAACTCGTTGAATCCGCATTGAAAGCCAGGGAAATCACAGATTGA
- the LOC125186443 gene encoding protein EMBRYO DEFECTIVE 514 — translation MAASEASMEVEEVKVPAEDTDNGAAKRSREEDVEAEPEEKRTKTEDGAGEGEAIAAELVVGPKTFDTSVAMFDYFFKLLHSWSPNFNVNKYEYLVLLELLKKGHVEADRKIGAGVKAFQVRFHPQFKSRCFFLIREDDSVDDFSFRKCVDHISPLPENMQVKHDANKALRGKGGGRGRGGGRGRGRGWK, via the exons ATGGCAGCTTCAGAGGCTTCGATGGAGGTCGAGGAGGTGAAGGTTCCGGCCGAGGATACCGACAATGGCGCCGCGAAGCGCTCCAGAGAGGAGGATGTGGAGGCTGAGCCGGAGGAGAAGAGAACGAAAACCGAGGATGGCGCTGGAGAAGGAGAGGCAATAGCCGCTGAGTTGGTTGTTGGACCCAAAACTTTCGATACCTCTGTTGCCATGTTTGATTATTTCTTTAAGCTTCTTCATTCCTGGTCTCCcaattttaatgtcaataaG TATGAGTACTTGGTGTTGCTAGAGTTGCTCAAGAAAGGTCATGTAGAGGCGGACAGAAAAATTGGCGCGGGTGTGAAAGCTTTCCAAGTCCGCTTCCATCCCCAGTTCAAAAGTCGCTGCTTCTTCCTCATAAGGGAGGATGACTCTGTTGATGACTTCAGCTTCAGAAAATGTGTGGATCACATTTCTCCATTGCCGGAAAACATGCAAGTCAAACACGATGCCAATAAGGCCTTGCGTGGAAAAGGAGGAGGCCGTGGACGCGGCGGCGGCCGTGGACGTGGCAGAGGTTGGAAGTGA
- the LOC125186611 gene encoding myb-related protein 306-like, with product MGRPPCCEKIGVKKGPWTPEEDIILVSYIQEHGPGNWRAVPSNTGLLRCSKSCRLRWTNYLRPGIKRGNFNEHEEKMIIHLQALLGNRWAAIASYLPQRTDNDIKNYWNTHLRKKLGIQGRDDDSKENGGAAAVSKGKWERRLQTDIHMAKQALCEALSLHKSDTTSLFPAPATYASSAENIARLLQNWMKKSPKAAEAGSCDSSDQNASVGLSSSPSEGANFAGGGFNCSNSDISVEDASADQNPSCVETEMPFGLLEKWLFDDAAAQGQDGNFMEMALSETADLF from the exons ATGGGAAGACCACCTTGTTGTGAAAAAATTGGTGTGAAAAAAGGGCCATGGACTCCTGAAGAAGACATCATCCTTGTTTCTTACATTCAAGAACATGGCCCTGGAAACTGGAGAGCTGTTCCTTCTAACACAG gGTTGCTACGGTGCAGCAAGAGCTGCCGTCTCCGGTGGACTAACTATCTCCGGCCGGGAATCAAGCGCGGTAATTTCAACGAGCACGAAGAGAAAATGATCATCCATCTCCAAGCCCTTCTCGGCAACCG TTGGGCGGCTATAGCCTCGTATCTACCACAGAGAACCGACAACGACATCAAGAACTACTGGAACACGCATCTCAGGAAGAAGCTCGGAATCCAAGGGCGCGATGACGATAGTAAAGAAAATGGCGGCGCCGCCGCCGTTTCAAAGGGAAAGTGGGAGAGGAGGCTCCAAACAGATATCCACATGGCCAAACAGGCCTTATGCGAGGCTCTCTCTCTACACAAATCTGACACTACCTCTCTCTTCCCGGCGCCGGCTACCTACGCTTCGAGCGCTGAAAACATCGCTCGATTGCTCCAAAACTGGATGAAAAAGAGCCCTAAAGCGGCAGAGGCGGGATCGTGCGACAGCAGCGATCAGAACGCCTCGGTCGGGCTCAGCTCGAGCCCGAGCGAGGGGGCGAACTTCGCCGGCGGCGGCTTCAATTGCTCGAATTCGGACATCTCGGTGGAGGATGCATCAGCTGATCAGAATCCTAGCTGTGTGGAGACGGAAATGCCCTTCGGATTGCTGGAGAAGTGGCTGTTTGATGACGCGGCGGCGCAGGGGCAGGATGGTAATTTCATGGAGATGGCCTTGAGTGAAACTGCTGATTTGTTTTGA